A portion of the Oxynema aestuarii AP17 genome contains these proteins:
- a CDS encoding response regulator transcription factor, protein MPRILVIDDDPAISELVAVNLEMAGYEVSQAEDGIKGQALALQLLPDLIMLDLMLPRVDGFTVCQRLRRDERTADIPVLMLTALGQTQDKVEGFNAGADDYLTKPFEVEEMLARVRALLRRTDRIPQAAKHTEILNYGPLTLVPERFECIWFGQTVKLTHLEFELLHCLLQRHGQTVSPSEILKEVWGYDPDDDIETIRVHVRHLRTKLEPDPRHPKYIKTVYGAGYCLELPNTPVSERQEDVEAG, encoded by the coding sequence ATGCCCCGGATACTCGTCATCGACGATGACCCTGCGATTTCCGAATTAGTTGCCGTCAATCTCGAAATGGCTGGCTACGAAGTCAGCCAAGCTGAAGATGGCATCAAAGGTCAGGCTCTAGCGCTCCAGCTTCTGCCGGATTTGATCATGCTCGATCTGATGCTGCCTCGCGTGGATGGATTTACTGTCTGTCAGCGTCTGCGCCGCGACGAACGAACTGCCGACATCCCCGTATTAATGTTGACGGCTTTGGGTCAAACTCAGGATAAAGTCGAGGGCTTTAATGCAGGGGCTGACGACTACCTGACGAAACCGTTTGAAGTTGAGGAAATGCTCGCTCGGGTACGCGCTTTGTTGCGCCGAACCGATCGCATTCCCCAAGCGGCGAAACATACGGAAATTCTCAATTACGGCCCGCTCACCCTGGTTCCGGAACGATTTGAATGTATTTGGTTTGGCCAAACGGTGAAGTTGACCCATTTGGAGTTTGAGTTACTGCATTGCTTGCTCCAACGTCACGGTCAAACGGTGTCGCCGAGTGAAATTCTCAAGGAAGTGTGGGGTTACGATCCCGACGATGACATCGAAACGATTCGCGTTCACGTCAGACATTTGAGAACGAAGCTCGAACCGGATCCGCGTCATCCTAAATATATCAAAACCGTTTATGGGGCGGGTTATTGTTTGGAGTTACCCAATACCCCCGTTAGCGAACGCCAGGAAGATGTAGAAGCCGGGTAG
- a CDS encoding tetratricopeptide repeat protein, giving the protein MLRQFYWFAATIFAFSCAISTPAIARLTPLSQRQWPPHVPTSDREMLLKNFPATVAQQPENNELDEAEEHYNFGTTLQERGDLEGALEEYRKALRLNPNLAEAHVNSGVIFVNRGEIDRAIEAYETAIQIDPQLPAAHYNLGNALAKNENFFEAIEAYKRAIEILPNYSKAYYNMGNAWVNLGEEDAAIAAYRDAIRIEPEFAEAHANLGIILYQKGQEQEAQIVLTNARDLFELQGNTQSANRVDQILSTIARPDS; this is encoded by the coding sequence ATGCTGCGTCAATTTTACTGGTTCGCCGCCACGATATTTGCTTTCAGTTGTGCGATTTCCACTCCGGCGATCGCCCGTTTGACGCCTCTTTCTCAAAGACAATGGCCGCCTCACGTCCCCACAAGCGATCGGGAAATGTTACTTAAGAATTTCCCCGCTACCGTCGCCCAACAACCCGAAAATAACGAGCTCGACGAAGCCGAAGAACATTATAACTTCGGCACGACCTTACAAGAACGAGGGGACTTAGAAGGGGCTTTAGAAGAGTATCGAAAAGCACTCCGCCTCAATCCCAATTTAGCCGAAGCTCACGTCAATTCCGGCGTTATTTTTGTCAATCGAGGAGAAATCGATCGCGCGATCGAAGCGTATGAAACGGCGATCCAAATCGATCCGCAATTGCCAGCCGCTCATTACAACTTAGGCAATGCCCTGGCTAAAAATGAAAACTTTTTCGAGGCGATCGAAGCCTACAAACGGGCGATCGAAATTTTGCCAAACTACAGCAAAGCTTATTACAACATGGGCAATGCTTGGGTCAATTTAGGCGAAGAAGATGCCGCGATCGCCGCCTATCGCGATGCCATTCGGATCGAGCCTGAATTTGCCGAAGCTCACGCCAATTTAGGCATTATTTTATATCAAAAAGGTCAAGAGCAAGAAGCACAAATAGTTTTAACAAATGCCCGGGATTTATTTGAACTCCAAGGCAATACCCAATCCGCGAATCGCGTCGACCAAATCTTGAGTACGATCGCCCGTCCCGATAGTTAA
- the chlP gene encoding geranylgeranyl reductase — protein MGLRVAVVGGGPAGSSAAETLAKAGIETFLFERKLNNAKPCGGAIPLCMVSEFDLPPEIVDRRVRNMKMISPSNIEVDIHLPNQDEYIGMCRREILDGFMRDRAAKLGANLINGTVHKLEIPSNNTDPYTIHYADHSDGTLEGTQKTLKVDVVIGADGANSRVAKAIEAGDYNYAIAFQERIRLPEDKMAYYQDLAEMYVGNDVSPDFYAWVFPKYDHVAVGTGTMKVNQARIKQLQAGIRARAAKRLEGGEIIKVEAHPIPEHPRPHRVRGRVALVGDAAGTVTKSSGEGIYFAAKSARMCAETIVETTNAGQRIPTEADLQLYIKRWDKKYGMTYKVLDILQRVFYRSDATREAFVEMCADLDVQKLTFDSYLYKTVVPANPLVQLKITAKTIGSLLRGNALAP, from the coding sequence TTGGGACTAAGGGTTGCTGTCGTGGGAGGAGGCCCCGCAGGCTCCTCCGCCGCCGAGACACTTGCAAAAGCGGGTATTGAAACCTTCCTGTTCGAGCGCAAGCTCAATAATGCCAAGCCTTGTGGCGGTGCAATTCCACTGTGCATGGTCAGCGAGTTCGATCTACCTCCCGAAATCGTGGATCGGCGGGTGAGAAATATGAAAATGATCTCCCCGTCTAATATCGAAGTCGATATTCATTTACCCAATCAAGACGAATATATTGGCATGTGCCGTCGGGAAATTCTCGATGGGTTCATGCGCGATCGCGCCGCCAAATTAGGGGCTAACCTGATTAACGGCACGGTTCACAAACTTGAGATTCCCTCCAATAATACCGACCCTTATACAATTCACTACGCCGATCATTCCGACGGCACTTTAGAAGGCACTCAAAAAACCCTGAAAGTCGATGTCGTCATCGGTGCGGACGGCGCCAACTCTCGGGTAGCCAAGGCGATCGAAGCCGGAGATTACAACTACGCGATCGCCTTCCAAGAGCGCATTCGTCTGCCCGAAGACAAAATGGCGTATTACCAAGATTTAGCGGAAATGTACGTCGGTAACGACGTCTCCCCCGACTTCTACGCCTGGGTGTTCCCCAAATACGACCACGTCGCCGTGGGAACGGGTACGATGAAAGTCAACCAAGCGCGCATCAAACAGCTTCAAGCTGGAATCCGCGCCCGGGCCGCAAAACGCCTCGAAGGTGGCGAAATCATCAAAGTCGAAGCGCACCCGATTCCCGAACATCCCCGTCCGCACCGGGTTCGCGGTCGCGTGGCTCTCGTCGGAGACGCTGCCGGAACCGTGACCAAATCCTCGGGAGAAGGGATCTACTTCGCCGCCAAATCCGCCCGGATGTGCGCCGAAACGATCGTCGAAACCACCAACGCCGGACAGCGCATTCCGACGGAAGCGGACTTGCAGCTTTATATCAAGCGTTGGGATAAGAAATACGGCATGACCTACAAGGTGCTCGACATCTTGCAACGGGTCTTCTACCGTTCCGACGCTACCCGGGAAGCGTTTGTAGAAATGTGCGCCGACCTCGACGTGCAGAAGCTGACCTTTGATAGCTATCTCTACAAAACCGTCGTTCCCGCCAATCCTTTGGTGCAGCTCAAGATTACGGCGAAAACCATCGGTAGCTTGCTGCGAGGAAATGCGTTAGCGCCTTAG
- a CDS encoding anthranilate phosphoribosyltransferase family protein, with the protein MSDAFRELLKKIGSGPHTGQALNREEAASAMRMMLLGEATPAQIGAFSIAHRIKRPTGEELAGMLDAYDEIGPQLGAIAGIEAIVLGVPYDGRSRTAPVTLLTALILANAGEWVVVHGGDRMPTKYGVPLIDLWQGLGIDWRSLDLAQTQAVFEKTGIGFVYVPAHFPEAASLIPYREQIGKRPPIATLELIWCPYAGKAQIVSGFVHPPTENMFREAFRLRGQAHFTTVKGLEGSCDLPRDRAAIVGVKQPERSPHDDLERLLLHARDYGFSSVNVPLCSEAFLIEQMQAIVKGEESDLLPSVLWNAGFYLWHRGIASNLEIGTQIAKEALSEGQIAAKVGAIAEAVAAS; encoded by the coding sequence ATGAGTGATGCTTTTCGCGAACTTCTCAAAAAAATTGGCAGTGGTCCCCATACCGGACAAGCTCTCAACCGGGAAGAAGCAGCCAGTGCGATGCGAATGATGCTCCTCGGCGAAGCGACTCCAGCCCAAATCGGGGCGTTCTCGATCGCCCATCGAATCAAGCGTCCGACGGGGGAAGAGTTGGCGGGAATGTTGGATGCTTACGACGAGATCGGACCGCAGTTAGGGGCGATCGCGGGAATTGAGGCGATCGTCTTGGGGGTGCCTTATGACGGGCGATCGCGCACGGCCCCCGTAACCCTCCTGACGGCGTTAATTTTAGCCAATGCGGGGGAATGGGTGGTCGTACACGGGGGCGATCGAATGCCGACGAAGTACGGCGTCCCTTTAATCGATCTCTGGCAGGGATTGGGGATTGACTGGCGATCGCTCGATCTGGCACAAACTCAGGCAGTCTTTGAAAAAACCGGGATCGGTTTTGTGTATGTACCCGCTCATTTTCCCGAAGCGGCGAGTCTGATTCCCTACCGGGAGCAAATCGGCAAGCGCCCCCCGATCGCCACGTTGGAGTTAATCTGGTGTCCTTATGCCGGAAAGGCCCAGATCGTCTCGGGTTTCGTCCATCCTCCCACGGAAAATATGTTTCGCGAAGCGTTCCGGTTGCGCGGACAAGCCCATTTTACGACGGTGAAGGGGTTGGAAGGGAGTTGCGATTTACCGCGCGATCGCGCCGCGATCGTCGGGGTGAAGCAACCGGAACGATCGCCCCACGACGACTTAGAACGGTTGCTGCTGCACGCCCGCGATTACGGTTTTAGCAGCGTTAACGTGCCTCTGTGTTCGGAAGCCTTTTTAATCGAGCAAATGCAAGCTATTGTCAAGGGCGAGGAAAGCGATTTGCTGCCGTCGGTGTTGTGGAATGCGGGCTTTTACTTGTGGCATCGCGGTATTGCCTCGAATTTGGAAATCGGCACGCAAATCGCTAAAGAAGCGTTGAGCGAAGGTCAAATAGCCGCTAAAGTGGGGGCGATCGCCGAAGCCGTCGCCGCTAGTTAG
- a CDS encoding NblA/ycf18 family protein produces MEQVPLELSLEQEFNVRSFEDQVDRMSRDQAQYFLKELYKQMLMRENMYRHFLKQEWDL; encoded by the coding sequence ATGGAACAAGTACCTTTAGAACTCTCCTTAGAACAAGAATTTAACGTCCGCAGCTTTGAGGATCAAGTCGATCGCATGAGCCGCGATCAAGCCCAATACTTCCTCAAAGAACTGTACAAGCAAATGTTGATGCGCGAAAATATGTATCGGCATTTCCTCAAACAAGAGTGGGACTTATAA
- a CDS encoding universal stress protein, with product MFRRLLVCTDFADGLHRLGNFLPNLAAGGIEQVVFLHAVPLWTKGQIPREDTEKMERARDRLSRSIPETVPEGVEVAVELLSGPPSDKIVKIAKKYQSDLIVLGTSHRNSLSENLFGSTTIELSGRTRIPLMTFPTELISALTSEELALRCQHLLRYIAIPYDGGDRSSETVERLKYYAKDRPANSLERCLLAWVVDAGVLHKIPKDEQLRKANETLVPIKADLEALGLQVDVEVRLGEPIVDILELAQMSDICAIAVSADNLSNLWDWLPSFRRELLRRSCEPIIFFPAHQD from the coding sequence ATGTTTAGGCGGCTTTTAGTTTGTACGGATTTTGCGGATGGTCTGCATCGTTTGGGGAACTTCCTCCCCAACTTGGCGGCAGGGGGGATCGAGCAAGTAGTTTTTCTACACGCCGTTCCCTTGTGGACAAAAGGTCAAATTCCTCGCGAAGATACGGAAAAAATGGAGCGGGCACGCGATCGCCTGAGCCGTTCGATCCCCGAAACCGTGCCGGAGGGCGTAGAAGTCGCGGTCGAATTGCTGTCGGGTCCACCGAGCGACAAAATTGTCAAAATCGCCAAAAAGTACCAAAGTGATTTAATCGTCCTCGGTACGTCCCACCGCAATTCCCTCAGCGAAAACCTGTTTGGTAGCACGACTATCGAGCTGTCGGGACGGACGCGCATTCCCTTGATGACCTTCCCGACCGAGTTAATTTCGGCGTTGACCAGCGAAGAATTGGCCTTACGTTGCCAACACTTATTGCGTTACATTGCGATTCCCTACGACGGGGGCGATCGCTCTAGCGAGACGGTGGAACGGCTCAAGTATTACGCAAAAGATCGACCCGCCAACTCCCTAGAACGCTGTTTGCTAGCCTGGGTCGTCGATGCGGGGGTCCTGCATAAGATTCCCAAAGACGAACAATTGCGTAAAGCGAACGAAACCCTCGTCCCGATTAAAGCGGATCTCGAAGCCCTCGGCTTGCAAGTCGATGTGGAAGTGCGCTTGGGCGAGCCAATCGTCGATATTTTGGAATTGGCGCAGATGTCGGATATTTGCGCGATCGCCGTGTCCGCAGACAACCTGAGCAATCTGTGGGACTGGCTGCCCTCCTTCCGCCGGGAACTGCTGCGCCGCAGTTGCGAACCGATTATTTTCTTCCCGGCCCATCAAGATTAA
- a CDS encoding ABC transporter substrate-binding protein, with the protein MAIAPKSRRRRSRLRFVALFATCCLLAVSCGSRESTQVTESPGEPGRITIGTIAKVRTLDPADAYENAAGTFLYNLGDRLYTYKTGTTQIEPQLASALPTIGEDGLTYTIPLREGVKFHDGSAFNAEAMKFSLTRFIENGGIPSSILGEVVEAIEATGEYELTITLKKPFAAFTSLLTFTGTCAVSPQAYEIGDGKFQPDRFVGTGPYKLASYGTDSIQFDVFEDYWGEQPANLGVDVRRYSSASNVYNALQTGAIDLTYGTLDLDQIAQLEKEAQAGKFKGVTGPGNGIYYLSLNLQSEPLNRPEVRQAIAAIVNRPLLQQRVFRGQIEPIYSLLPATLDEYYKPVFQTYGDGDGEKALALLVQAGYSQQNPLNLELWYRSNITSNGLVATTIKAAAEQQLKGFVNIDLKSVESATAYQNLDKGVYPIFLLDWSPDFLDPDNYIQPFMDCDRGSAETGCQEGASKLQGSFYYSDRVNELIDLERQERDPVKRQAIFAELQDILARDVPFVPLWQSRQYLFAQPNLEGVALQPTQHVNFATIKE; encoded by the coding sequence ATGGCGATCGCGCCGAAGTCGCGGCGGCGGCGATCGCGCCTCCGATTTGTCGCACTGTTTGCCACCTGCTGCTTGTTGGCGGTCAGTTGCGGATCGCGAGAAAGCACGCAAGTCACTGAATCTCCGGGGGAACCCGGACGAATTACGATCGGCACGATCGCCAAAGTGCGAACCCTAGATCCGGCAGATGCTTACGAAAATGCGGCGGGAACCTTTCTCTACAATTTGGGCGATCGTCTCTACACCTACAAAACCGGGACGACCCAGATCGAACCCCAACTCGCCAGCGCACTCCCCACCATCGGCGAGGACGGTTTGACCTATACGATTCCCTTGCGCGAAGGGGTGAAGTTTCACGACGGAAGCGCTTTCAACGCCGAAGCGATGAAGTTTTCTTTAACTCGGTTTATCGAAAATGGCGGGATTCCCTCGTCGATCTTAGGGGAAGTGGTCGAGGCGATCGAGGCGACCGGAGAATATGAGCTAACCATTACTTTGAAAAAGCCGTTTGCCGCCTTTACTTCCCTCTTGACATTTACTGGAACTTGTGCAGTCTCCCCCCAGGCTTACGAAATTGGCGACGGTAAATTCCAACCGGATCGATTTGTCGGAACCGGACCGTATAAATTAGCCAGTTACGGGACCGATTCGATCCAATTCGACGTTTTCGAGGACTATTGGGGCGAACAACCCGCCAATCTCGGCGTCGATGTTCGGCGTTATTCTAGTGCTTCCAACGTGTACAATGCCTTGCAAACCGGGGCGATCGATTTAACCTACGGGACGTTAGATCTCGATCAAATTGCTCAGTTGGAAAAAGAGGCACAAGCGGGTAAGTTTAAAGGGGTTACCGGACCGGGAAATGGCATTTATTATTTAAGTTTGAATTTGCAAAGCGAACCGTTAAACCGTCCCGAAGTGCGACAGGCGATCGCGGCGATCGTCAACCGTCCTTTACTGCAACAACGAGTTTTTCGCGGACAAATCGAACCGATTTACAGTCTTTTACCCGCCACCTTAGACGAGTATTACAAACCCGTCTTTCAAACTTACGGCGATGGCGATGGCGAAAAAGCCTTAGCCCTGCTCGTACAAGCCGGATATTCACAACAAAATCCCTTGAATTTAGAGTTGTGGTATCGCTCTAATATTACCAGCAATGGTTTAGTTGCCACCACGATTAAAGCGGCGGCAGAACAGCAATTAAAAGGCTTCGTCAATATCGACCTGAAGAGTGTGGAATCGGCGACAGCTTATCAAAATTTGGATAAAGGGGTTTATCCTATTTTCTTATTAGATTGGTCTCCGGACTTTCTCGATCCGGATAACTATATCCAACCGTTTATGGACTGCGATCGCGGCTCGGCGGAAACCGGATGTCAGGAAGGGGCGAGCAAATTACAAGGATCGTTTTATTACAGCGATCGCGTTAACGAGTTAATCGATCTCGAACGACAAGAACGAGACCCGGTAAAACGTCAGGCAATTTTTGCCGAATTACAAGATATTTTAGCCCGCGACGTGCCGTTCGTTCCTTTATGGCAAAGTCGGCAATATCTGTTCGCCCAACCCAATCTTGAAGGGGTTGCGCTTCAACCCACTCAACACGTCAATTTTGCGACAATTAAAGAGTAG
- a CDS encoding anhydro-N-acetylmuramic acid kinase: MTRVIGAISGTSVDGIDVALVEIAGTELDLEVNLLAARTHPYPHALQEEILAVCGGKPLTMAALAELDDAIAGEFARAALSLLPQQPPVDLIGSHGQTVYHRPPVGSRDNGSRRLGYSLQLGRGEAIAQLTGITTVSNFRAADIAAGGEGAPLVPKVDRALLGDRQKTRCIQNLGGIGNVAYLPPRSDPHETPEPILGWDTGPANSLLDLAVRRLSRGQQSYDRGGAWAATGTPCEPLVEQWLQEPFFQQPPPKSTGRELFGPDYLDRCWQEAQSYALSDEDFLATLVEFTVASIVVNYRAFLPVQPDEVLLCGGGSRNLYLKQRLQARLAATSNQPVSVLTTDEVGLNADFKEAIAFAVLAYWRVRGIPGNLPECTGAETPMLLGDIHRTPRRSRASIECQ; encoded by the coding sequence ATGACCCGAGTCATTGGCGCCATTAGTGGCACGTCGGTGGACGGGATCGATGTTGCATTAGTAGAGATCGCGGGAACCGAACTCGATTTAGAAGTCAACTTACTCGCCGCTCGGACCCATCCCTATCCCCACGCCTTACAAGAGGAAATTTTAGCCGTTTGTGGGGGGAAACCGTTAACGATGGCGGCTTTGGCAGAACTCGACGATGCGATTGCGGGCGAATTCGCCCGGGCTGCCCTCTCCTTGCTCCCCCAACAGCCCCCCGTAGACCTGATCGGCTCTCACGGTCAGACCGTCTATCACCGACCGCCTGTCGGTTCCCGGGACAATGGCTCGCGCCGTCTCGGCTACAGTTTGCAACTGGGACGGGGGGAGGCGATCGCCCAGTTGACCGGAATCACCACAGTTTCTAACTTCCGGGCTGCAGATATTGCCGCAGGGGGGGAAGGCGCGCCCCTCGTCCCCAAAGTCGATCGGGCGTTGTTGGGCGATCGTCAGAAAACGCGCTGCATCCAAAACCTCGGCGGGATCGGCAACGTGGCATATTTGCCCCCGCGATCGGATCCCCACGAGACCCCGGAACCGATCCTCGGTTGGGATACCGGCCCGGCGAATAGCCTCTTAGATCTCGCCGTGCGGCGTTTGAGTCGGGGTCAACAAAGTTACGATCGCGGTGGCGCCTGGGCGGCCACCGGAACCCCCTGCGAACCCCTGGTCGAACAGTGGTTGCAAGAACCGTTTTTCCAACAACCTCCGCCGAAGTCTACCGGACGCGAACTCTTCGGCCCGGACTATCTAGACCGATGTTGGCAAGAGGCGCAATCCTACGCTCTCTCCGACGAGGATTTCCTCGCTACCCTCGTCGAATTTACCGTCGCCTCGATTGTCGTCAATTACCGTGCGTTTCTTCCGGTTCAACCGGATGAGGTCTTGCTTTGTGGGGGCGGAAGTCGCAATCTGTATTTAAAACAACGCTTGCAAGCACGCTTGGCGGCGACGTCGAACCAACCCGTCTCGGTGCTGACCACCGATGAGGTCGGTCTCAATGCGGATTTCAAAGAAGCGATCGCCTTCGCGGTTCTCGCCTACTGGCGGGTGCGAGGCATTCCGGGAAACCTCCCCGAATGTACTGGAGCCGAAACGCCCATGTTGCTGGGTGATATCCATCGGACCCCTCGGCGATCGCGTGCTAGCATAGAATGCCAGTAA
- a CDS encoding molybdenum cofactor guanylyltransferase: MLKNRLTALVLAGGSSSRMGQDKALLTVGGRTFLQKVCEVARQCCDRVCILTPWPERYQFLNELPSWGAGEIAFLDELHPGEGPLVALCDGLAQVESEWVLLLACDLPFLDGAIVARWAAQLDALSPEILASVPQQDSLWQPTCGFYRSPILPHLQGFVARGGRSFQRGLRELPVQAIALNSAESQMLLNVNTPEAFRSLQN, encoded by the coding sequence ATGCTCAAAAATCGCCTCACTGCCTTGGTTTTAGCGGGCGGTTCGAGTTCGCGGATGGGGCAGGACAAAGCCCTCTTAACTGTTGGAGGTCGGACATTTTTGCAGAAAGTCTGCGAAGTCGCGCGCCAGTGTTGCGATCGCGTCTGCATCCTGACCCCGTGGCCCGAACGCTATCAATTTTTAAATGAATTGCCCTCATGGGGAGCAGGGGAGATCGCCTTTCTCGACGAACTCCATCCCGGAGAAGGACCGTTAGTGGCGTTATGCGACGGTTTGGCGCAGGTCGAGAGCGAGTGGGTATTGTTGCTGGCGTGCGATTTGCCGTTCTTGGACGGGGCGATCGTGGCACGCTGGGCCGCCCAATTAGATGCCCTTTCCCCGGAGATTCTGGCGTCGGTTCCGCAACAGGACAGTTTGTGGCAGCCGACATGTGGTTTTTACCGATCGCCGATTCTACCGCACCTGCAAGGGTTTGTCGCTCGGGGCGGGCGATCGTTCCAACGGGGGTTGAGGGAGCTTCCGGTGCAGGCGATCGCCTTGAACTCAGCCGAGTCACAAATGTTGCTTAATGTCAATACCCCGGAAGCGTTTCGATCGCTGCAAAATTAG
- a CDS encoding Stp1/IreP family PP2C-type Ser/Thr phosphatase yields the protein MKRYFAGLTDTGLVRAVNQDAYYIDDSEGRFFIVADGMGGHAGGQEASRIATETIQTYLIEHWDSPESSEELLKAAFLKANEAIIQDQLDHPERSDMGTTAVAVIFRDEDGPWCSHIGDSRLYRLRGANLEQITEDHTWVARALKAGHLTSDEVRTHPWRHVLSQCLGRQDIQEIEVQRLDVQPGDRLLLCSDGLTEELSDKKIESILKSIRAGDQAVKNLVSAAKDKGGRDNITAIAITLENVT from the coding sequence ATGAAACGATATTTTGCGGGTCTCACGGATACGGGACTCGTTCGCGCCGTTAATCAAGATGCATATTACATCGACGACTCCGAAGGACGATTTTTTATCGTCGCCGACGGTATGGGCGGTCATGCTGGGGGTCAAGAAGCGTCGCGAATTGCAACTGAAACGATTCAAACCTATTTAATCGAGCATTGGGACTCGCCGGAAAGTTCGGAAGAGTTATTGAAAGCGGCTTTTTTAAAAGCGAACGAAGCCATTATCCAGGATCAGCTAGACCATCCCGAACGGTCGGATATGGGAACTACTGCCGTCGCCGTGATTTTCCGGGACGAAGACGGCCCGTGGTGCTCCCATATCGGCGATTCCCGTCTCTACCGCCTGCGTGGGGCGAACCTCGAACAGATTACCGAAGATCATACCTGGGTGGCGCGCGCCCTCAAGGCGGGACATTTGACCTCGGATGAGGTGCGGACTCACCCCTGGCGCCACGTGTTATCTCAATGTTTGGGCAGACAGGACATTCAGGAAATTGAGGTGCAGAGGTTGGACGTACAACCGGGCGATCGCCTGTTGTTGTGCAGTGATGGCTTGACGGAAGAACTTTCGGATAAAAAGATCGAATCGATCCTCAAATCGATCCGCGCCGGAGACCAAGCGGTTAAAAATCTCGTCAGCGCCGCTAAAGATAAAGGTGGGCGGGATAATATTACCGCGATCGCCATTACCCTCGAAAATGTCACTTAA
- a CDS encoding ABC transporter permease: MSRSKALQSYILIRLLLAPLMLWTITTLVFLLLRATPGDPIDAILGPKASDEFKEQMREQLGLGDPLWLQYVNYMGRLLSFDLGTSITSRGQKVWEIIGDFFPATVELAVVSMAIALIVGIGVGMMSASRPNTVWDAGGRLFGILTYSIPMFWFGTIVQLVFAVQLRWFPLGTRYPTEIPVPKTITGLYTIDSLLTGQFDQFFAALHHLALPCLTLGILISGIFERIVRVNLKQTLQADYVEAARARGIPEGRILVAHALKNAMIPVITVMGLTLAALLGGAILTEVTFSWPGLANRLYEAISLRDYPTVQGIVVFFAAIVVLASILIDILNAYIDPRIRY, encoded by the coding sequence ATGTCTCGTTCAAAAGCCTTACAATCTTATATCCTCATTCGCTTATTGCTGGCGCCGTTGATGTTGTGGACGATTACCACCTTGGTTTTCCTCCTCCTACGGGCGACTCCCGGGGATCCCATCGATGCGATCCTCGGACCGAAAGCGTCGGACGAATTTAAAGAGCAAATGCGCGAACAGTTGGGATTGGGCGATCCGTTGTGGTTGCAATATGTCAATTACATGGGACGGTTGCTCAGTTTTGACCTGGGGACTTCGATTACCAGTCGCGGACAAAAGGTGTGGGAAATTATCGGCGACTTTTTCCCAGCGACGGTAGAATTGGCAGTGGTGAGTATGGCGATCGCCCTGATTGTCGGAATCGGGGTGGGGATGATGTCCGCTTCCCGTCCCAATACGGTTTGGGATGCGGGGGGACGCCTGTTCGGGATTTTGACTTATTCGATTCCGATGTTCTGGTTTGGGACGATCGTGCAATTGGTGTTTGCGGTTCAACTGCGTTGGTTTCCGTTGGGAACCCGCTATCCCACCGAGATTCCCGTTCCGAAAACGATCACCGGACTTTATACGATCGACAGTTTGCTGACGGGTCAGTTCGACCAATTTTTCGCCGCCTTGCACCATTTGGCGCTTCCCTGTCTGACCTTGGGAATTCTGATTAGCGGTATTTTCGAGCGCATTGTCCGGGTCAATCTCAAGCAAACATTGCAAGCGGACTATGTAGAAGCAGCACGGGCGCGCGGCATCCCGGAAGGTCGCATTTTAGTCGCCCACGCGCTCAAAAATGCCATGATTCCGGTGATTACGGTCATGGGATTGACTTTGGCGGCGCTCCTCGGCGGTGCGATTTTGACGGAAGTGACGTTTTCCTGGCCCGGATTGGCGAATCGACTGTACGAGGCGATTTCCCTGCGCGACTATCCGACGGTGCAGGGGATCGTGGTCTTTTTTGCGGCGATCGTGGTGTTGGCGAGTATTCTCATCGATATTTTAAATGCGTATATCGACCCGCGCATTCGCTATTAA